The genomic interval CATTTGCAATTTCCCTGCCAACCCTGCCCTGTGTGTCTGTGCTTAAATTGTAAAAACAGATGTCAATTGAATACCTCGCCTGGTTTATCCGTTGAATTAACTTGTCTTTTAAATTAACATCACCTTGCGCCTTCATCCAAATGCCAACCGTCGTATCAACGCTTTTATTGAAATAAACATTGATTTGTCCCGTTGATCTTGAGTCAGAAGAGGTTGAAGATATAAAAGCCACGGAGTCGCTAATGACGCCATAAGAAGCTAACTGAACATAATAAATCGTTGCTGGCTCAAGCCCAGTTATTCTAACCTCGTGAAATTTTGTTTTCACCGTGTCAACAAATTCTCCGATCTCATACATCGGCGTTTTCCCTATTTTAACCCTTGAATCGGAAAGGGAAAATGTCTGCCAGGCGAAAACAATTTGAACTGAATCAACATATTTCTCATAAGGTGGGTCTTTTAATATCTGTGCCTGAAGATTATAAACCAGAAGGGTTAGAAAAATTAATCTACACATTCACGCTCAAATTTTATTTTGCTCAATAAGTCCCCTTTATCCATCCACCATCAACTGGGATTGTCGCTCCGGTTATATAACTTGCTTTCTCAGAGGCGAGGAAAACAACAAGGTTTGCAAGTTCCTCCGGATCAGCTAATCTACCAAGCGGGATATCCTTCGCAAGCTCATTTTTTACTTCCTCAAAACTTCTGCCTGTGCTTTTAGCGTTTTGTTCAATCACAAACTTAACTCTGTCCGTCAATGTATATCCGGGGGCAACATTGTTAATCAAAATGTTATACTTTGCAAGTTGAAGAGCGAGCGTCTTAGCAAGACCAACGACTGACATACGAATTGAATTTGACAAAATCAATTCATCTATCGGCTGTTTAACTGTAACCGATGTTATATTTATTATCCTTCCCCATTTCTGATTTTTCATAAAAGGTAAAACTTCCCTTATCAATCTAACCGTGCTCATGAAGTTCAATTTGAACGCGTTTTCCCAGTCGTCATCTGTGAAGTTCTCAAAATACCCAGCCGGGGGTCCTCCAGCGTTCGTCACAAGTATATGAACTGTGCCGAAATTTTTGATCGTCTCCTCAACAAGATTTTTTATATCATTTGGATTGGTCACATCTGCCTTAACAGCAAGGACATCGTTATTTGAATTATTTTTAATCTCATCTTTTGCTTTTTCAAGTTCAACTTCGTTTCTTGCACAAATCACGACTTTGGCACCTTCACGAGAAAGACCAAGGGCACATGCCTTCCCAAGCCCTTTACTTGAAGCGGTTACTATGGCGACTTTTCCCTCAAGCCCAAGTTCCATTTGCCAGTTTAAAATTTTATTTTTATTGACTTGAAAAATTGTATCTTCTCCTTGTCTGTCATCCTTTTCAATTTATCCGAGCTTTTTGCTACTTCATTATTCCAAGTGCTTATTATCTTACGCAGAACTTTTTTGTACTCATTTTCCGAATCAAATTTGTCTTTGCCTTTTTGCTTGAGATACTCATCAATTTTAATATCGCTGAAACGTATAAAATCAAAAATGGGGATTGGGCTTTTAACTTTCTTTACTTTCCCAGAATCAATTTTTTTGAGATAGTATTTCGCCCTTCTGTTTTTGGGATAAATTTTAAGCGCTTTTTTCCACGACTTTATCGCATCCTCATACATGCCAAGCTTATAAAAGGTCTCGCCAAGTGCTGTATAAGCATCGGATGTCCAATTTTTCTCCTTCGGGAGATAGTTTTCTATCGCCTTGTAAAATTCCTCAATCGCCTTGATATAATCTCCCCTTTCATAATGAAGCAAACCAATATGGTAATGCGTATCGGGATAGTCAGGGTCTAACTTTAAAGATTTCTTCAAAACGGACATCGCTTTGTCAAAATCCCCTTTAAGACGATAAGCAATTGCTAAAAGATTATAAGCCTCTATATCGTTAGGGTTGTCTTGAATTAATGACTCTATAAATCTTATCGCCCCGGGGATATCCCCACTGTCAAGTTTTTTCTCTATAACGCTGAGGATATAATCTCTGTTAAGCATTGAGATTTCTTCCTGAAAAGTTTATTTTAATTGTTGCTTAAAATTTCAACCAAGCCAACTCTTATCATCATAACTGCGATCGCAGCTAAAAAAAGCGACGCAACTTTTGCAAAAGCTCTTGAACCTGCATTTCCAAGAATTTTTATGACATAACCAGAATTTGCAAACACAATCAAAACCAGTATTAAATTAATAAAAATTGAAAACATAGTCAAAAATATCCCGTATGTATCAACTAGAAGAAGTATTGTCGTCAAAGCAGCAGGACCGATTATCAAGGGAGTGCCAATTGGAACAACACCGATAGATGTCTCTTTTCTCTTTCTTTCCTCAGTTGAAAACAGAAGGTCTGAAACAGCAAGGACAAGAAGTATAATTCCACCACCTATTCTAAAATCAGTTATAGTTATACCGAGAAATGTAAAGATGGGTCTGCCAGCTAAGGCGAAAATAACCGCAACAACGAGAGCGGTAAGCGTTGACTCAACCGCCAATTTTTTCCTTTGCCTGTCGCTCATCCCTTCGGTCAAAGATATGAAAATTGGGAGAATACCGAGGACATCAATAGCAACAAAAAGTGGCACAAAGGAAAGCAAAAATTTTGTCCATAGGGGGGTGACTGCGAACATCAAAATTGAGATTTTGTTTTTAAGATTACCCCTTAAAAATACAATGCGATGACCTAAATTTGCAAATTGATTTTTTTTAAATTAAATTCGGAAAAACAAAAGTAACTGGGAAGGATGGCTGGAGTTTTAGAAACAACGGTTGAACTTGAGGAGGAAATTTTGAGGTTAAAAAAGGAACTAAACGCCGTTATCCTTGCCCACTATTACCAAGAATCTGAAATACAAGACCTCGCCGATTACGTTGGGGATAGCCTTGAACTTTCAAGACGAGCTAAGGAAACAAATGCCGATGTGATTGTCTTCGCTGGGGTATATTTCATGGCTGAAACGGCTAAAATTTTAAATCCCGATAGAAAAGTCCTCATCCCAGATGTTGAAGCCGGGTGTTCCCTGGCGGACAATTGTCCAGCCGATCTTTTCAAAGCCTGGAGAGAAGCACACCCGGACCATATAGCGGTCACTTATATAAATTCCTCCGCCGAGGTCAAAGCCCTAAGCGATATAATTGTCACATCAAGCAACGCAGAAAAAATCATAAGGCAAATCCCAGAAGACAAGCCGATACTATTTGCCCCAGACAGAAACCTCGGTAAATACTTAATGAAGAAAACAGGCAGAAAAATGGTCCTTTGGCAGGGAACTTGTATAGTTCACGAGACATTCAGCGAAAGAAAAATTCTTGAACTTAAACTTCAATATCCTGAGGCAAAGGTAATAGCACATCCTGAATGTGAAGACCCAGTCCTTGAAAAAGCTGACTTCATTGGTTCAACAAGCGCACTTTTAAGATATGTCCAATCAAGTCAAGATAAGGTCTTTATAGTTGCAACCGAGCCGGGGATAATCCATCAAATGAAAAAATCTTGTCCAGATAAAATTTTTATCTCAGCCCCCTCCGATTCTGGATGCGCTTGTAATGAATGCCCGTATATGAAGAAAAATACGCTTGAAAAACTCTACCTTTGCATGAAAAATCAACAACCCGAGGTAACTCTCCCACAAGAGATAATTGAAAAAGCACTTATCCCACTAGAAAGAATGTTTGAAATGAGCAAATAAATTTTTTAAGCAGAAGGGGGAAATGAAACCATATCCTCAAAGAACATTGCGAAATCTCGTAAATCTCTTGAAATATCATCTAAATGTAAATTTTGAAGTCCCAATCCCAAAAATAATCCTCGCAAAATCAGCCCTTGAATACGCAAGTTTATATCAATTCGGTCACCCCGATAAAAAACATTGGCTCAAAACAGCGACATATGTAAAAGAGATTAACTCAGAGGCAAGCTCATTTTACAACAATGCGGATAAATCAATCGTCATAAGAGATTACACTTTGATTGACGGAGAGGAACATCTGATACCTGAATACGTCCCAATCCCAATTGACATAATTTTGCACGAACTGATACATCACATCCAATATCTTACAGGTGGAACTGGAAGCTGGGCAATTTTTTATGAGGGATGGACAGAGATAATGATAAACCTATTAACAGGGGATTACCTTGACAGATCGTATAGGAAAGAGACGGCAATTTCATTTTCACTTGCGGTTGCATTTTCTGGAAGCGAGATAAACGCAATAAACACGATAAGACGCTACCACACGCACACAAAGAAAAATTTTTATGTTCTCAGTCTAATAAGAAAAAGTAAAATTTTATCTGGCTTAGGACTTAAACCGAAAAAATTCCTTGACATGCTTGATGAAACGCTTGACATAAATCAATTTGACTTCCTCGCCGAAAAAATTAAGATTTACAGCTTTTCCGCCTATAGAAATGCAATTGAGAAATTAAGAAAAACATTGCTCGTAAATCATATTGAGGTCTTCCCAAAAAGAAACGAGATTTACAATTTTTGAAACCTCATTACTACAATCTCTGTTTTTAAAATTGACATCTTTCAAAAATAAAATTTGGAGAAACGCTATGAAGATAATGACTTTCTTTCTCACCATACTTTTCGCCCTATCAATTTCGGCATCTGCTCAGGAAGGGGTTAAAACAGCAAAAATCACTGTCAAGGGAATATCATGTGATAATTGCTTAGACGAAGTGAAGGAGGCGCTTGTCAATGTTAAAGGCGTCAGCTCTGTTGAATTTGAGAAAACGGATTTCAAGAATCATCTTGGTATTGTCAAGGTAAGCTATAACCCCAAGCAAGTAAACCAAGACAAACTTGCCGAAGCAATAAATGAAGCAGGATTTGAAACAAATTTACAGACCGAGAAGAAAACAGAAAAAGTTGAGGGAACTGTAACGAAGATAAACGTAAAAGGAATTGAATGCGGTGGATGTGCTAAAAGCGTTGAGAACTCCTTGAAAAAGGTTGACGGTGTGAAAAGCGTTGAATTTGAGAAGAAAGATTATAAGAAAAAGGTTGGCGTTGTTAAAGTAGTTTATGATCCAGAAAGAGTAAAAGTTAAAGACCTTGAAGATGCTATCCTAAAGGTTGGATTTGAGGCAAATAACAGGAAGCCAGAGAAAAAACATGAGATGAAACATTAAAAAAACAGGGGCACCGAAAGGTGCCCCTTTTAATTTTAATTTGGCGCTATCTGCAAGCGCCAATTATCATCCCTTATCTCGTTGCGCTTGGTTGAATGAACAAGGATATAATCAGAAAATCCCGACTTATCAACGAAGACAAATTCAACCCCACCCTCAATGTTGTGGTAATACCATATCTCATACGGCTTACTGTCAATTTCATTTGGATGCCTTTCGTATTCATCAGGCGGACCATACATTATATAAACCCTGCCCCTATCAGTTCTCCATCCCTCTTTATTCCCGACGCTGAAATGCCGATTGGCATACTCAACCCGCTTAAAGTATTCAACTTTTAGCTCGTTTATAGGTGTTGTCTTATCTGGGTCACGCTTTCCCCAAAATTCAGCCAAAAACTTTCGCTTTGCCTCTTCACCTTTAAGCTGTTTATATCTGTTAACCTCCTCCTGTGTTGCTATATATCTTGCTATAGCAAATTCCTTGTCCAGCTCCTGTTCAGACATCCCAGCATACTCAGAGGCGATGTCATAGCCACCATAAATTTGAAATGAGTCAGCAACAACGACATTCGGGTTGTAAATGTAAAACCTTTTTGAAGAACTTACACCTTTATTTTCAACCGTGTCAATGGCGATAAGGACAAAGCGATATGTCCCGGTTGGTAAATTCGCTAAGTTAACAGTTCCAACTTCAACCACAGCATTTGCTTGTGTCTTTACACGAATTTTTCTCCCACTTTTAACTATGCTTCCAAGCGAATTATAAATCCTCCACTCAACAACATATTTGTCATGAGCTATAACATTGACATTGTAAATTTCAGAATAATAATAAAGCACAGGCAAACCGAGACCATAGATCAAACTCGGGTTGGGTATAACTTCAAATGTGTTTTTGTAAAATATGCTCTCACGATTATCGGATGGATAAATACTTGAACAAAATTGAACATCGCTTAACCATAGTTTATCCGAAGGGATTTCATTTATTACCGCTCGGACCACAACACTATCAGATCTTGAAAGATTGTTCAAATCCCGAGCTATAACTATAAATTGATATTTCCCCGGCTCCACAAGAAAGGCAGTAGCACCGATTAAATTTTTGTTCGGGTCAATCTTTGCGGTGTCTTCAATCTCAATTGGTATCTTCCACGCCTTTCCTTGAATTATCGTGTCCCTTTGAACATCCTTAACGAGAACTTGGATAACTATACCACCTTTGAAACCACTCTCATACTTGACAAACTCAAGTTGTTTATGCTGAAAGGAATAATAAACCTCAACATAGCTGTGACTTTGGTCATACTTAAAAGATGCATAATCCACATTTAACCTTAGATGGTCT from Candidatus Thermokryptus mobilis carries:
- a CDS encoding GWxTD domain-containing protein, with protein sequence MWRILFFLFFASQLLGQDHLRLNVDYASFKYDQSHSYVEVYYSFQHKQLEFVKYESGFKGGIVIQVLVKDVQRDTIIQGKAWKIPIEIEDTAKIDPNKNLIGATAFLVEPGKYQFIVIARDLNNLSRSDSVVVRAVINEIPSDKLWLSDVQFCSSIYPSDNRESIFYKNTFEVIPNPSLIYGLGLPVLYYYSEIYNVNVIAHDKYVVEWRIYNSLGSIVKSGRKIRVKTQANAVVEVGTVNLANLPTGTYRFVLIAIDTVENKGVSSSKRFYIYNPNVVVADSFQIYGGYDIASEYAGMSEQELDKEFAIARYIATQEEVNRYKQLKGEEAKRKFLAEFWGKRDPDKTTPINELKVEYFKRVEYANRHFSVGNKEGWRTDRGRVYIMYGPPDEYERHPNEIDSKPYEIWYYHNIEGGVEFVFVDKSGFSDYILVHSTKRNEIRDDNWRLQIAPN
- a CDS encoding tetratricopeptide repeat protein produces the protein MLNRDYILSVIEKKLDSGDIPGAIRFIESLIQDNPNDIEAYNLLAIAYRLKGDFDKAMSVLKKSLKLDPDYPDTHYHIGLLHYERGDYIKAIEEFYKAIENYLPKEKNWTSDAYTALGETFYKLGMYEDAIKSWKKALKIYPKNRRAKYYLKKIDSGKVKKVKSPIPIFDFIRFSDIKIDEYLKQKGKDKFDSENEYKKVLRKIISTWNNEVAKSSDKLKRMTDKEKIQFFKSIKIKF
- a CDS encoding SDR family oxidoreductase; this encodes MELGLEGKVAIVTASSKGLGKACALGLSREGAKVVICARNEVELEKAKDEIKNNSNNDVLAVKADVTNPNDIKNLVEETIKNFGTVHILVTNAGGPPAGYFENFTDDDWENAFKLNFMSTVRLIREVLPFMKNQKWGRIINITSVTVKQPIDELILSNSIRMSVVGLAKTLALQLAKYNILINNVAPGYTLTDRVKFVIEQNAKSTGRSFEEVKNELAKDIPLGRLADPEELANLVVFLASEKASYITGATIPVDGGWIKGTY
- a CDS encoding MarC family protein produces the protein MFAVTPLWTKFLLSFVPLFVAIDVLGILPIFISLTEGMSDRQRKKLAVESTLTALVVAVIFALAGRPIFTFLGITITDFRIGGGIILLVLAVSDLLFSTEERKRKETSIGVVPIGTPLIIGPAALTTILLLVDTYGIFLTMFSIFINLILVLIVFANSGYVIKILGNAGSRAFAKVASLFLAAIAVMMIRVGLVEILSNN
- the nadA gene encoding quinolinate synthase NadA; its protein translation is MAGVLETTVELEEEILRLKKELNAVILAHYYQESEIQDLADYVGDSLELSRRAKETNADVIVFAGVYFMAETAKILNPDRKVLIPDVEAGCSLADNCPADLFKAWREAHPDHIAVTYINSSAEVKALSDIIVTSSNAEKIIRQIPEDKPILFAPDRNLGKYLMKKTGRKMVLWQGTCIVHETFSERKILELKLQYPEAKVIAHPECEDPVLEKADFIGSTSALLRYVQSSQDKVFIVATEPGIIHQMKKSCPDKIFISAPSDSGCACNECPYMKKNTLEKLYLCMKNQQPEVTLPQEIIEKALIPLERMFEMSK
- a CDS encoding heavy-metal-associated domain-containing protein: MKIMTFFLTILFALSISASAQEGVKTAKITVKGISCDNCLDEVKEALVNVKGVSSVEFEKTDFKNHLGIVKVSYNPKQVNQDKLAEAINEAGFETNLQTEKKTEKVEGTVTKINVKGIECGGCAKSVENSLKKVDGVKSVEFEKKDYKKKVGVVKVVYDPERVKVKDLEDAILKVGFEANNRKPEKKHEMKH